Proteins encoded by one window of Apium graveolens cultivar Ventura unplaced genomic scaffold, ASM990537v1 ctg3169, whole genome shotgun sequence:
- the LOC141700995 gene encoding uncharacterized protein LOC141700995 has product MLSNPKAGETLILYLAVSDFAISAVLVREEDGVQLPVYYVSKRLVDAETRYTSLEKLVYALILASRKLRPYFQAHKIEVRTSYPLRQVMHRPESSGRMLKWTVELGQFEVDYKPRTAIKGQALADFVLEFPPHQELEPGALVVLPSTEEVGLERQNSAPWWSLYVDGASNGDGAGAGIELISPEAHKIRRATHLAFHATNNDAEYEALINGLKLALEMKVENLNVFSDSMIVVYQINGGYQAKGPRTELYLKCAQRIIARFNEVRLELIPCGQNEGTDELAKLGSRRESTLLGTVPLDIQRQPSVPEHEVGSLSNELGPTWMTSILAYIREGSLPDEKNEARRIKYKAARYVIYDEILYRRGFSVPLLKCIHGEECNYILREARGGVKYAVVAVDYFTKWAEVEPLATITARKLREFVYRAILAP; this is encoded by the exons ATGTTGTCCAACCCAAAGGCAGGAGAAACTTTGATCCTATACTTGGCCGTCTCCGACTTTGCAATAAGTGCAGTGTTAGTCCGAGAGGAGGATGGTGTCCAGCTCCCggtatattatgtgagtaaaaggCTAGTCGATGCCGAGACTCGATACACAAGCCTCGAAAAGCTAGTGTATGCTCTGATTCTGGCCTCCCGAAAACTCAGGCCCTATTTTCAGGCACATAAGATAGAAGTGCGAACCTCCTACCCCCTCAGACAAGTGATGCATAGACCAGAGTCTTCTGGTCGAATGTTGAAGTGGACGGTTGAGCTCGGCCAATtcgaggtggattataagccaagGACTGCGATCAAAGGCCAAGCCCTGGCCGATTTTGTGCTAGAATTTCCCCCACATCAAGAATTGGAGCCGGGAGCCCTTGTTGTTCTACCTAGCACAGAAGAAGTTGGACTGGAGAGACAAAATAGTGCCCCATGGTGGAGCCTATATGTGGATGGTGCCTCTAACGGTGATGGAGCAGGAGCTGGAATCGAGCTAATCAGCCCAGAGGCTCACAAGATCAGACGTGCGACCCATCTGGCCTTTCAtgcaaccaacaatgatgctgagtatgaggccCTGATCAACGGTCTCAAGCTAGCTTTGGAAATGAAGGTCGAGAATTTAAATGTGTTTAGTGACTCCATGATTGTGGTCTATCAGATAAATGGGGGGTATCAAGCTAAGGGGCCGAGAACAGAGCTTTACCTGAAGTGCGCACAGAGGATAATCGCAAGATTCAACGAGGTGAGGCTGGAACTAATCCCGTGTGGGCAGAATGAAGGCACGGACGAGCTAGCTAAGCTCGGCTCACGCCGCGAGAGCACTTTGCTAGGGACCGTGCCCCTTGATATACAGAGGCAACCCAGTGTGCCCGAGCACGAGGTGGGCAGCCTCAGTAATGAGCTTGGCCCCACGTGGATGACATCTATTCTAGCATACATAAGAGAAGGTTCACTTCCGGACGAAAAGAACGAGGCAAGAAGAATAAAATACAAAGCAGCCCGCTATGTGATATACGACGAGATTCTATACAGAAGAGGGTTCAGTGTTCCTCTTCTCAAATGCATACATGGGGAGGAATGCAACTACATCCTAAGGGAG GCCAGGGGAGGCGTCAAGTATGCGGTAGTTGCGGTAGACTATTTCACTAAGTGGGCAGAGGTCGAGCCCCTAGCCACTATCACAGCGAGAAAGCTCAGGGAGTTTGTATACAGGGCTATT